A window of the Ipomoea triloba cultivar NCNSP0323 chromosome 14, ASM357664v1 genome harbors these coding sequences:
- the LOC116004576 gene encoding cullin-1-like, translating to MTMSQMKTIELEEGWDFMQKGITKLKRILEAQPESFSSEEYMMLYTTIYNMCTQKPPHDYSQQLYEKYRESFDEYINSVVLPSLREKHDEFMLRELVKRWANHKVMVRWLSRFFHYLDRYFIARRSLSPLHEVGLSCFRDLVYQELRAKARDAVIALIDQERESEQIDRALLKNVLDIFVEIGMGQMEYYENDFEDALLKDTASYYSRKASNWIVDDSCPDYMLKAEECLKKEKDRVAHYLHSSSETRLLEKVQNELLVVYTNQLLEKEHSGCRALLRDDKVEDLSRMYRLFLKITKGLDLVANMFKQHVTAEGMVLVQQAEDAASSKAESSGSSQEQVFVRKVIELHDKYMAYVTDCFSNNSLFHKALKEAFEVFCNKIVAGCSSAELLASYCDNILKKGGSEKLSDEAIEETLDKVVKLLAYISDKDLFAEFYRKKLSRRLLFDKSANDDHERLILTKLKQQCGGQFTSKMEGMVTDLTLAKENQNHFQDYLNNNPAASPGIDLTVTVLTTGFWPSYKSSDLSLPQEMVKCVEVFKEFYQTKTKHRKLTWIYSLGTCNINGKFEPKTIELILGTYQAAALLLFNASDRLSYQDIKSQLNLADDDLVRLLQSLSCAKYKILIKEPSNRTVSASDYFEFNSKFTDRMRRIRIPLPPVDERKKVVEDVDKDRRYAIDACIVRIMKSRKVLAHQQLVLECVEQLSRMFKPDFKAIKKRIEDLITRDYLERDKENPNMFRYLA from the exons ATGACTATGAGCCAAATGAAGACAATAGAACTGGAAGAAGGATGGGATTTTATGCAGAAGGGAATCACAAAGCTAAAGAGGATATTGGAAGCGCAGCCTGAGTCATTTAGTTCTGAAGAGTACATGATGCTTTACAC TACTATTTATAATATGTGCACACAGAAACCACCCCATGACTATTCTCAGCAGCTATATGAAAAGTATAGGGAATCATTTGATGAATACATCAACTCAGTG GTTTTGCCCTCTTTGAGAGAGAAGCATGATGAGTTCATGCTAAGGGAGCTTGTTAAAAGGTGGGCAAATCACAAGGTTATGGTCAGGTGGCTTTCTAGATTTTTCCACTATCTTGACCGATACTTTATTGCTCGGAGGTCACTCTCTCCTCTTCATGAAGTTGGACTTTCTTGCTTCCGTGATCTG GTTTACCAAGAGTTAAGAGCTAAAGCTAGAGATGCTGTTATAGCTCTT ATTGATCAAGAACGTGAGAGTGAACAGATTGATAGAGCACTATTGAAGAATGTCCTAGACATTTTTGTTGAAATCGGAATGGGGCAGATGGAATACTATGAGAATGACTTTGAAGATGCATTGCTCAAGGATACTGCTTCTTATTATTCTCGGAAGGCATCAAACTGGATAGTTGATGATTCTTGTCCAGATTACATGTTGAAG GCTGAAGAGTGCttgaagaaagagaaagataGGGTTGCTCATTATCTGCATTCCAGTAGTGAAACAAGGCTTTTGGAG AAAGTGCAAAATGAGTTGCTTGTAGTATACACCAATCAATTGCTTGAAAAGGAGCATTCTGGTTGCCGAGCATTACTAAGGGATGATAAG GTGGAAGATTTATCTAGGATGTATAGGCTTTTCTTAAAGATTACCAAAGGATTGGATCTGGTTGCCAATATGTTTAAACAG CATGTCACTGCTGAAGGCATGGTATTGGTGCAGCAGGCTGAAGATGCAGCTAGTAGTAAG GCTGAGAGCTCGGGGAGTTCACAGGAGCAG GTCTTTGTTAGGAAAGTGATTGAGCTTCATGACAAGTATATGGCATACGTGACAGACTGTTTCTCCAACAATTCTCTCTTTCACAAG GCTTTGAAAGAAGCATTTGAGGTATTCTGTAACAAAATTGTTGCTGGATGCTCCAGCGCTGAACTCTTGGCTTCTTATTGCGATAATATCCTTAAAAAGGGTGGGAGTGAAAAACTGAGTGATGAGGCTATTGAGGAAACATTGGATAAG GTTGTCAAGCTTTTGGCATATATCAGTGATAAAGATCTTTTTGCTGAATTTTACAG GAAGAAGCTGTCTCGTCGATTGCTTTTTGATAAAAGCGCAAATGATGACCACGAAAGATTAATCCTAACCAAGCTAAAGCAGCAGTGTGGTGGACAGTTCACCTCAAAGATGGAGGGAATG GTCACAGATTTGACACTAGCGAAGGAAAATCAGAACCACTTCCAGGATTATCTTAACAATAATCCAGCTGCTAGTCCTGGGATTGATTTGACTGTTACAGTTCTTACAACTGGGTTCTGGCCTAGCTATAAATCCTCTGATTTGAGTCTCCCACAGGAGATG GTCAAGTGTGTGGAGGTTTTCAAAGAATTTTATCagacaaaaacaaaacacaggAAACTTACATGGATTTATTCATTGGGAACATGCAACATAAATGGAAAGTTTGAGCCAAAAACCATTGAACTGATTTTGGGAACTTATCAg GCAGCTGCATTGTTACTCTTCAATGCCTCAGATAGATTAAGTTATCAAGATATTAAAAGTCAGCTAAACTTGGCTGATGATGACTTGGTCAGATTGCTACAGTCTCTTTCATGTGCCAAGTATAAAATTCTGATTAAGGAACCTAGCAATAGAACCGTTTCGGCCAGTGATTATTTTGAGTTCAACTCCAAATTTACTGACAGAATGAGGAGAATCAGG ATACCTCTGCCTCCTGTGGATGAAAGGAAAAAAGTGGTGGAGGATGTTGACAAGGATAGGCGTTATGCTATTGATGCATGTATTGTACGAATCATGAAGAGTAGAAAAGTTCTGGCTCATCAACAGTTGGTTTTAGAGTGTGTTGAGCAGTTGAGTCGAATGTTCAAG CCCGACTTCAAGGCAATCAAGAAGCGAATTGAAGATCTAATAACTCGGGACTACTTGGAACGAGACAAAGAGAACCCGAACATGTTCAGGTACCTGGCGTAA
- the LOC116004553 gene encoding peroxisome biogenesis protein 6, translating to MARKRKPLILSSTKAHLTSIFNDEHKFKEATKPLSSSSLTNTSIQLRAGILQLPKDLNGISPTKAGSSLDCSTMVGLSTSSLKRLSITSGSLVLIKNVDMSGQRIGQVIVLDPPHTDKALPSSTPLLSESPQAMLVLPSHCYGDVHSPKTDEETAYLSPILGFNLNLHISCLKSVIHLNNETLSPLLDIKVESGGSGNESAVISLGIEPLDQLPKYATHLRASFVKIPECGMLESVRRTSLVEAEDRQELIDLALNQYFSVDRFLARGDLFSVSINWNCKSALCVPCTQKLQTGGSEIVYFKVVAMEPSEEPFLRANRVQTALVLGGNAPSAIPADFLIPGPQRFLPLQANSVKTLASILMPALCPSPLSSKFRVAVLLSGSPGIGKTTMTKFVARRLGLHVVEYSCHNLFLSSERKASAVLAQAFSTARRYSPTILLLRHFDVLSNLVSHEGSAHEQLGVNLEVASVIKEFTEPIGDEDLHFEENLKGDDVARRTSGHPVLFIAAADSSEGLPPTIRRCFSHEISMAPLTEEQRKEMMSQSLQRITAMLPNASTEDFIKDIVGQTSGFMPRDLRALIADAGASLISSQNIKHVKSEPENLNKTSLDTKPVENDGLVSPSQVLSKEDLMKSMERSKKRNASALGTPKVPDVKWEDVGGLEDVKKSILDTVQLPLLHKDLFSSGLRKRSGVLLYGPPGTGKTLLAKAVATECSLNFLSVKGPELINMYIGESEKNVRDIFQKARSARPCVIFFDELDSLAPARGASGDSGGVMDRVVSQMLAEIDGLNDSTQDLFIIGASNRPDLIDPALLRPGRLDKLLYVGVNSEASYREGVLKALTRKFKLHEHVSLLSIAKKCPPNFTGADMYALCADAWFHAAKRKALAIGLDSNGSGDTKDAIVIEYDDFMKVLSDLSPSLSMAELKKYEALRDQYEGASASR from the exons ATGGCGAGGAAAAGAAAGCCTTTGATACTTTCCTCTACCAAAGCTCACCTCACCTCCATTTTTAACGATGAACATAAGTTCAAAGAGGCAACTAAGCCCCTTTCCTCTTCGTCCCTGACAAATACTAGTATACAGCTAAGAGCAGGAATTCTCCAATTGCCCAAGGACCTAAATGGAATTTCACCCACGAAGGCAGGGTCTTCTCTTGATTGTTCCACCATGGTTGGCCTTTCCACTTCTTCTCTCAAAAGACTCTCCATAACTTCTGGGTCACTG GTACTGATCAAGAATGTTGACATGAGTGGACAAAGAATTGGGCAAGTGATAGTTCTGGATCCTCCCCATACTGATAAGGCATTGCCCAGTAGCACACCACTTCTCTCAGAATCTCCCCAGGCAATGCTTGTTTTGCCATCACATTGTTATGGGGATGTTCATTCCCCCAAGACAGATGAGGAAACTGCCTATTTATCTCCAATTTTGGGATTTAACCTTAATTTGCATATATCGTGTTTGAAATCGGTTATTCACCTGAATAACGAGACTTTGTCTCCTTTGCTTGACATCAAGGTGGAAAGTGGAGGAAGTGGAAATGAAAGTGCTGTCATTAGTCTAGGAATTGAACCGTTAGATCAGTTGCCAAAGTATGCAACACATCTTAGGGCTTCTTTTGTTAAGATACCTGAATGTGGTATGCTCGAGTCTGTTAGAAGAACTTCACTTGTTGAGGCAGAAGATCGTCAAGAGTTGATTGATTTGGCATTGAATCAATACTTCTCAGTAGATAGGTTTCTTGCAAGAGGTGATCTTTTCAGTGTAAGCATTAATTGGAATTGCAAATCAGCTTTGTGTGTTCCCTGCACCCAGAAACTTCAGACTGGTGGTTCTGAAATCGTATACTTCAAG GTTGTGGCTATGGAACCATCAGAAGAACCTTTTTTGAGAGCCAACCGTGTTCAGACTGCACTAGTACTCGGAGGAAATGCTCCCTCTGCTATCCCCGCAGATTTTTTAATTCCTGGACCTCAACGTTTCTTGCCTTTACAAGCGAACAGTGTGAAGACTTTGGCCTCCATTCTTATGCCAGCATTATGCCCATCACCACTTTCATCAAAATTCAGGGTTGCTGTTCTCTTGTCTGGTTCGCCTG GCATCGGGAAGACCACCATGACTAAATTTGTAGCTCGTCGGTTAGGTCTGCATGTGGTGGAATATAGTTGTCACAATCTATTCTTGTCTTCTGAAAGAAAGGCGTCTGCTGTTCTGGCTCAAGCTTTCAGCACAGCTCGCAG ATACTCTCCAACAATACTTCTACTACGTCATTTTGATGTCCTTAGTAATTTGGTGTCTCATGAGGGTTCAGCACATGAGCAACTTGGTGTTAATTTAGAAGTTGCATCTGTCATAAAGGAATTCACCGAGCCAATTGGTGATGAAGACCTTCACTTTGAAGAAAACTTAAAAGGTGATGAT GTTGCTCGTAGAACAAGTGGGCATCCAGTGCTGTTTATTGCTGCTGCTGATAGTTCTGAAGGACTTCCACCAACTATTAGGCGATGCTTCAGTCATGAAATCAGTATGGCACCGTTGACCGAGGAACAAAGGAAAGAAATGATGTCCCAGTCTCTTCAACGCATCACTGCAATGCTCCCAAAT GCTTCTACAGAGGACTTCATAAAAGATATAGTTGGGCAGACATCTGGTTTCATGCCAAGGGATCTGCGTGCTTTAATTGCTGATGCTGGTGCGAGTTTGATTTCGAGCCAAAATATTAAACATGTCAAAAGTGAGCCAGAAAATCTTAATAAAACTTCTCTGGATACCAAGCCAGTTGAGAATGATGGGTTGGTTAGTCCATCTCAAGTCTTAAGTAAAGAAGATTTAATGAAATCAATGGAGCGGTCAAAGAAAAGAAATGCATCAGCTTTGGGCACTCCGAAG GTTCCTGATGTGAAATGGGAAGATGTTGGCGGGCTCGAGGATGTGAAGAAATCGATTCTGGACACCGTGCAG CTTCCTCTACTACATAAAGATTTATTTTCATCTGGATTGCGCAAGCGATCTGGGGTTCTTCTTTATGGTCCTCCTGGTACCGGGAAA ACTTTACTCGCAAAAGCTGTCGCTACTGAATGCTCGCTGAATTTTCTGAGCGTAAAAGGGCCTGAGTTAATTAACATGTACATTGGAGAATCAGAGAAAAATGTTCGTGACATATTCCAGAAG GCCAGATCAGCTCGTCCATGTGTCATCTTCTTCGATGAACTCGACTCTCTTGCACCTGCTAGGGGTGCTTCTGGAGATTCTGGAGGAGTAATGGATCGTGTGGTTTCTCAG ATGCTTGCTGAGATTGATGGACTGAACGATTCTACCCAG GACTTGTTCATTATTGGGGCCAGCAACAGGCCAGATCTTATCGACCCCGCTCTTTTGAGGCCAGGTCGGTTGGATAAGCTCCTATATGTTGGTGTCAATTCCGAAGCTTCTTACAGAGAGGG GGTTCTTAAAGCACTGACTAGGAAATTCAAATTGCACGAACATGTTTCTCTACTCTCGATAGCAAAGAAATGCCCTCCGAACTTTACAGGCGCTGACATGTATGCCCTGTGTGCTGATGCCTGGTTTCACGCTGCAAAGCGCAAG GCGTTAGCTATTGGCTTGGATTCTAATGGCTCGGGCGACACGAAAGATGCAATTGTAATTGAGTATGACGATTTTATGAAG GTGTTATCGGACCTGTCTCCTTCATTGTCAATGGCTGAACTTAAGAAATATGAGGCATTGCGAGATCAGTATGAAGGAGCATCAGCATCCAGGTGA
- the LOC116004554 gene encoding monothiol glutaredoxin-S2-like yields MNSVDSLAAGKPVVIFSKGSCCMCHSIKTLISSFGANPMVYELDELPNGQQLERALTALGQRPSVPAVYIGEELVGGANEVMSLHLKGKLVPLLKKAKAIWV; encoded by the coding sequence AAGCCAGTGGTGATTTTCAGCAAGGGCTCTTGCTGCATGTGCCACTCTATCAAGACCCTCATTAGCAGCTTTGGAGCAAACCCGATGGTTTATGAGCTTGACGAGCTTCCCAATGGGCAACAGCTAGAACGAGCACTGACAGCATTGGGGCAAAGGCCAAGCGTACCGGCTGTATACATAGGGGAAGAATTGGTCGGGGGAGCAAACGAGGTCATGAGCCTCCACCTCAAGGGAAAGCTCGTCCCATTGCTCAAGAAGGCAAAAGCCATATGGGTATAG
- the LOC116004137 gene encoding glutathione S-transferase APIC-like, producing the protein MAAALNVYGNPVSIATMRVLACVYQKGLQCYINLPINAPIGEEKSLFGEVPALKDGSSKIYGSRAITSYLACKYAKQGTKLIPRDGAKMAAMFELMDMEVRRFDPLVSKIACETRMKAVMEMESGCCESDAVEKHKKQLEGVLDLYEDRIKTLGYFVETEENCRRMMTLADVNHMPLFHYLCNTPSLKGLVEGRPTVKKWSEFILGSGAWGKVTGTHVQPINTSTIADE; encoded by the exons ATGGCGGCGGCGCTTAATGTTTATGGCAACCCAGTTTCGATTGCTACGATGAGAGTTCTTGCCTGCGTGTACCAGAAAGGCCTCCAGTGCTATATTAACCTCCCAATTAATGCTCCAATCGGTGAAGAAAAAAGT cTGTTTGGTGAAGTGCCAGCCCTTAAGGATGGATCTTCCAAGATCTATG GATCACGGGCGATTACGAGCTACCTTGCATGCAAATACGCTAAGCAAGGGACGAAATTGATACCCAGAGATGGGGCAAAGATGGCGGCCATGTTTGAGTTAATGGACATGGAAGTTCGTAGGTTTGACCCACTGGTTTCGAAGATAGCGTGCGAAACGAGGATGAAGGCGGTTATGGAGATGGAGAGCGGATGTTGCGAGTCGGATGCGGTGGAGAAACACAAGAAACAGTTGGAGGGAGTACTGGATTTATACGAGGATCGAATTAAGACGCTGGGATACTTTGTAGAAACGGAAGAAAACTGTCGTAGAATGATGACGTTGGCGGATGTGAATCATATGCCGCTTTTCCACTACCTATGCAACACCCCGTCGCTTAAGGGATTGGTCGAGGGGCGCCCCACCGTCAAGAAATGGAGTGAGTTTATCCTGGGAAGTGGAGCTTGGGGTAAGGTCACAGGTACTCATGTCCAACCCATCAACACTAGTACAATTGCCGATGAGTAA
- the LOC116005346 gene encoding zinc finger protein GAI-ASSOCIATED FACTOR 1-like, whose translation MSNITGEDGSFSSGNTGEEVHQQQQQQQKHLQAPNSTPPATVTPTNSNGSTSQQQQQQPPAKKKRNLPGTPDPNAEVVALSPTTLMATNRFVCEICNKGFQRDQNLQLHRRGHNLPWKLRQRTTAEVRKRVYICPEPTCVHHNPARALGDLTGIKKHYSRKHGEKKWKCDKCSKKYAVQSDWKAHQKTCGTREYKCDCGTIFSRRDSFITHRAFCDALAEENNKVNQAGGLMDPNNVNLQPQIPELMSANTAMGLSEFNNFDPKNPLKSLPQDLVPIPFKSINMAAGAGMFATSSGNLFGSPRSIATSSSGLQLSSNTPSPGFNGSSVVPMSATALLQKAAQMGATASNSINSPMMQKSFTTSMAGTDHRTSTPPPYGALEQQSSITPAFENFPTPPEGGFSAAMNDIAIYTGMLMNTTTTTNEQNPPAEQNPMTVDFLGVGGSRPPPAPAAGTSMHQQQQRLEMEAMNQQRMQAMSHPAFHHQQQHMLHGNSALWDV comes from the exons ATGTCAAATATTACAGGTGAAGATGGCAGTTTCTCTTCAGGAAACACCGGAGAAGAAGTTCACcaacaacaacagcagcagcagaaACATTTGCAAGCTCCGAATTCCACGCCGCCGGCGACTGTCACTCCGACCAACAGCAATGGCTCAACTTCacaacagcagcaacaacaacctccggctaaaaagaaaagaaatctgCCGGGAACTCCAG ATCCGAATGCAGAAGTGGTTGCCCTATCGCCGACGACGCTAATGGCGACGAACAGATTCGTGTGCGAGATTTGCAACAAGGGATTCCAGAGGGATCAGAATCTGCAGCTACATCGGAGGGGTCACAACCTTCCATGGAAGCTCCGGCAGAGGACGACGGCGGAGGTGAGGAAGCGCGTGTACATTTGCCCGGAGCCGACGTGCGTGCACCACAACCCTGCACGCGCGCTGGGCGATCTTACTGGGATCAAGAAACACTACAGCCGCAAACATGGGGAGAAGAAATGGAAGTGCGACAAATGCTCTAAGAAGTATGCAGTCCAGTCGGACTGGAAAGCTCACCAAAAGACTTGCGGCACCAGAGAATATAAATGTGACTGCGGAACTATCTTCTCCAG GAGAGATAGCTTTATAACGCATAGAGCTTTCTGTGACGCACTGGCGGAGGAGAACAACAAAGTGAACCAAGCCGGCGGCCTGATGGATCCAAACAACGTTAACCTACAACCCCAAATTCCGGAGCTCATGTCGGCCAACACCGCCATGGGATTATCCGAATTCAACAATTTCGACCCCAAAAACCCTCTCAAATCCCTCCCCCAAGACCTCGTACCCATACCCTTCAAGTCCATCAACATGGCCGCCGGCGCCGGCATGTTCGCCACAAGCTCCGGCAACCTCTTCGGAAGTCCGAGGAGCATTGCCACGTCATCCTCCGGCCTCCAGCTCAGCTCCAACACCCCTTCCCCGGGTTTCAACGGCTCCTCGGTGGTCCCCATGTCCGCCACGGCTCTACTGCAAAAGGCGGCGCAGATGGGGGCCACCGCCAGCAATAGCATAAACTCTCCCATGATGCAGAAGAGCTTCACTACTAGCATGGCGGGAACGGACCACAGGACGTCAACCCCACCGCCTTACGGTGCGCTCGAGCAGCAGAGTAGCATTACCCCCGCGTTCGAAAACTTCCCGACCCCACCGGAAGGCGGATTTTCCGCCGCCATGAATGACATCGCGATTTACACGGGAATGCTGATGAACACTACGACCACAACCAATGAACAAAACCCACCCGCGGAACAAAATCCAATGACGGTGGATTTCTTGGGGGTCGGAGGGTCAAGGCcaccgccggcgccggcggccGGAACGAGTATGCATCAGCAGCAGCAAAGATTGGAAATGGAAGCCATGAATCAACAGAGGATGCAAGCAATGAGCCACCCAGCttttcatcatcaacaacaacacaTGCTGCATGGGAATTCTGCCTTGTGGGATGTTTGA